A genomic window from Balaenoptera acutorostrata chromosome 20, mBalAcu1.1, whole genome shotgun sequence includes:
- the ZMYND15 gene encoding zinc finger MYND domain-containing protein 15 isoform X4, producing the protein MTQPQTLPSTSLSPYIPPSAQSGPRPCAPEDMEFVSGYRDEFLDFAALLFGWFRKFVAERRAVGTRPEGCWRELEAQIRRLPQDRALWVLHVLPNRSVGISLGQGAEPGPAPGLGAARLLGDEPALHLRDLSPYVSFVSLEEGEEEEEEEEEGENGEEEDAGTGKVETEEDGEPAPTSRDSPQEANPPGEAEETEQEAGGHEVGCQEDRAEDEPGPERRKGQRSEAAPLHLSCILLVTDEHGTILGIDLLMDGGQGSAGRGSGTQNLAPRAYALLCHSMACPMGSGDPRKPRKLTVGDAQLHRELENLVPRLRVKLAKTPMRTWGPRPGFTFASLRARTCHVCHRHSFEVKLTPCPQCGAVLYCGEACLRADWKRSPDDVSHRFWCPRLAAFMERAGELATLPFTYTAEVTSETFNKEAFLASRGLTRGYWTQLSMLITGPGTPGHPRGSTPSLSILLNGDPYQLLQGHGPALMPPVPPHPPRGLFGSWQDYYTWRGLSLDSPMAVLLTYPLTVYYVITHLVPQSFPELNIQNKQSLKIHVVEAGKEFDLIMVFWELLVLLPHVALELQFVGDSLPPESDQQHFTLQRDDLEVSVHPGSGVSARLSSGTKEKGGRRDLQIKVSARPYHLLQGPKPDLVIGFNSGFSLKDTWLSSLPRLQSLRVPAFFTESSEYGCVMDDQTMAVATGGGTSPPQPNPFRSPFRLRAADNCMPWYCNAFIFHLIYKPPQGSWARPAPGPAPPAPTPTAPPAPARRRRGEKKPGRGARRRR; encoded by the exons ATGACCCAGCCCCAAACTCTCCCGAGTACCTCTCTCTCACCATATATCCCTCCCTCTGCTCAGTCTGGGCCCAGGCCTTGTGCCCCTGAAGACATGGAGTTTGTGTCTGGATACCGGGATGAGTTCCTGGATTTCGCTGCCCTCCTCTTTGGCTGGTTCCGCAAGTTCGTGGCGGAGCGCAGGGCCGTGGGGACCCGCCCTGAGGGCTGCTGGCGGGAGCTGGAGGCTCAGATCAGGAGGCTGCCCCAGGACCGCGCCCTTTGGGTGCTCCACGTCCTGCCCAACCGTAGCGTGGGCATCAGCCTGGggcaaggggcagagccaggccctGCACCAGGCCTGGGGGCTGCCCGGCTCCTGGGAGACGAGCCCGCACTCCACCTGCGGGACCTAAGCCCCTATGTCAGCTTTGTCAgcctggaggaaggggaggaggaggaggaggaagaggaagaaggagagaatggaGAGGAGGAGGATGCAGGCACCGGGAAAGTAGAAACAGAGGAGGATGGGGAGCCAGCCCCTACCAGCAGGGACTCCCCACAGGAAGCAAACCCCCCAGGGGAGGCAGAGGAGACCGAGCAGGAGGCAGGAGGTCACGAGGTTGGCTGCCAAGAGGACAGGGCGGAGGACGAACCAGGGCCTgagaggaggaagggacagaGAAGTG AGGCGGCCCCCCTGCACCTTTCCTGCATCCTCCTGGTGACGGATGAACACGGCACCATCTTGGGCATTGACCTGCTGATGGATGGAGGGCAGGGGAGTGCAGGCAGGGGCTCAGGGACACAGAACCTGGCTCCTCGGGCCTATGCTCTCCTCTGCCACAGCATGGCCTGCCCCATGGGCTCTGGAGACCCCCGAAAGCCCCGAAAGCTTACTGTGGGAGACGCCCAGCTGCATCG GGAGCTGGAGAATCTGGTCCCAAGGCTGAGAGTGAAGCTAGCCAAGACCCCGATGCGGACATGGGGTCCCCGGCCCGGCTTCACCTTTGCCTCCCTTCGGGCTCGAACCTGCCATGTTTGTCACAGGCATAGCTTTGAAGTGAAGCTAACCCCCTG CCCCCAGTGTGGCGCTGTCTTGTACTGCGGAGAGGCGTGTCTCCGGGCTGACTGGAAGCGAAGCCCAGATGATGTGAGCCACCGATTTTGGTGCCCAAGGCTTGCAGCCTTCATGGAGCGGGCCGGAGAACTGGCAACTCTGCCTTTTACCTACACCGCAG AGGTGACCAGTGAAACCTTTAACAAGGAGGCCTTCCTGGCCTCACGAGGCCTCACTCGTGGCTACTGGACCCAGCTCAGCATGCTGATTACAGGCCCTGGCACCCCCGGGCACCCAAGGGGCAGCACGCCATCCCTCAGCATTCTTCTCAATG GAGATCCCTACCAGCTTCTTCAGGGGCATGGGCCTGCTCTGATGCCTCCTGTGCCCCCACATCCACCCAGGGGCCTCTTTG GCTCGTGGCAGGATTACTACACATGGCGGGGCCTCAGCTTGGACTCCCCCATGGCTGTGCTTCTCACCTACCCGCTGACTGTGTACTACGTCATCACCCATCTGGTGCCCCAGTCCT TCCCTGAGCTCAACATCCAGAACAAACAGTCACTGAAAATCCATGTGGTGGAGGCTGGGAAGGAGTTCGACCTCATCATGGTGTTTTGG GAGCTCTTGGTCTTGCTCCCCCACGTGGCCCTGGAGCTGCAGTTTGTGGGTGACAGCCTGCCCCCTGAGAGTGACCAGCAGCATTTTACCCTGCAGAGG GATGACCTCGAAGTGTCTGTCCATCCTGGTTCCGGGGTATCAGCACGGCTCAGCTCTGGGACTAAGGAGAAGGGGGGCCGCAGGGACCTgcagatcaaggtgtctgcacgGCCCTACCACCTGCTCCAGGGGCCCAAGCCTGACTTGGTTATCG GATTTAACTCTGGCTTTAGTCTAAAGGACACTTGGCTGAGCTCGCTGCCCAGGTTACAG tccctccGAGTGCCAGCCTTCTTCACCGAGAGCAGCGAGTACGGCTGTGTGATGGACGACCAGACCATGGCGGTGGCCACGGGAGGGGGCACCAGCCCTCCACAGCCCAACCCTTTCCGTTCCCCCTTTCGCCTCAGAGCGGCGGACAACTGTATGCCCTG GTACTGCAACGCCTTCATCTTCCACCTGATCTACAAGCCTCCGCAAGGGAGCTGGGCCCGCCCCGCGCCAGGgcccgcgccccccgccccaaCTCCTACCGCTCCTCCCGCCCCTGCCCGTAGGCGCCGAGGAGAAAAGAAACCTGGGCGGGGGGCCCGCCGGCGGAGGTGA
- the ZMYND15 gene encoding zinc finger MYND domain-containing protein 15 isoform X6 — translation MTQPQTLPSTSLSPYIPPSAQSGPRPCAPEDMEFVSGYRDEFLDFAALLFGWFRKFVAERRAVGTRPEGCWRELEAQIRRLPQDRALWVLHVLPNRSVGISLGQGAEPGPAPGLGAARLLGDEPALHLRDLSPYVSFVSLEEGEEEEEEEEEGENGEEEDAGTGKVETEEDGEPAPTSRDSPQEANPPGEAEETEQEAGGHEVGCQEDRAEDEPGPERRKGQRSEAAPLHLSCILLVTDEHGTILGIDLLMDGGQGSAGRGSGTQNLAPRAYALLCHSMACPMGSGDPRKPRKLTVGDAQLHRELENLVPRLRVKLAKTPMRTWGPRPGFTFASLRARTCHVCHRHSFEVKLTPCPQCGAVLYCGEACLRADWKRSPDDVSHRFWCPRLAAFMERAGELATLPFTYTAEVTSETFNKEAFLASRGLTRGYWTQLSMLITGPGTPGHPRGSTPSLSILLNGDPYQLLQGHGPALMPPVPPHPPRGLFVPELNIQNKQSLKIHVVEAGKEFDLIMVFWELLVLLPHVALELQFVGDSLPPESDQQHFTLQRDDLEVSVHPGSGVSARLSSGTKEKGGRRDLQIKVSARPYHLLQGPKPDLVIGFNSGFSLKDTWLSSLPRLQSLRVPAFFTESSEYGCVMDDQTMAVATGGGTSPPQPNPFRSPFRLRAADNCMPWYCNAFIFHLIYKPPQGSWARPAPGPAPPAPTPTAPPAPARRRRGEKKPGRGARRRR, via the exons ATGACCCAGCCCCAAACTCTCCCGAGTACCTCTCTCTCACCATATATCCCTCCCTCTGCTCAGTCTGGGCCCAGGCCTTGTGCCCCTGAAGACATGGAGTTTGTGTCTGGATACCGGGATGAGTTCCTGGATTTCGCTGCCCTCCTCTTTGGCTGGTTCCGCAAGTTCGTGGCGGAGCGCAGGGCCGTGGGGACCCGCCCTGAGGGCTGCTGGCGGGAGCTGGAGGCTCAGATCAGGAGGCTGCCCCAGGACCGCGCCCTTTGGGTGCTCCACGTCCTGCCCAACCGTAGCGTGGGCATCAGCCTGGggcaaggggcagagccaggccctGCACCAGGCCTGGGGGCTGCCCGGCTCCTGGGAGACGAGCCCGCACTCCACCTGCGGGACCTAAGCCCCTATGTCAGCTTTGTCAgcctggaggaaggggaggaggaggaggaggaagaggaagaaggagagaatggaGAGGAGGAGGATGCAGGCACCGGGAAAGTAGAAACAGAGGAGGATGGGGAGCCAGCCCCTACCAGCAGGGACTCCCCACAGGAAGCAAACCCCCCAGGGGAGGCAGAGGAGACCGAGCAGGAGGCAGGAGGTCACGAGGTTGGCTGCCAAGAGGACAGGGCGGAGGACGAACCAGGGCCTgagaggaggaagggacagaGAAGTG AGGCGGCCCCCCTGCACCTTTCCTGCATCCTCCTGGTGACGGATGAACACGGCACCATCTTGGGCATTGACCTGCTGATGGATGGAGGGCAGGGGAGTGCAGGCAGGGGCTCAGGGACACAGAACCTGGCTCCTCGGGCCTATGCTCTCCTCTGCCACAGCATGGCCTGCCCCATGGGCTCTGGAGACCCCCGAAAGCCCCGAAAGCTTACTGTGGGAGACGCCCAGCTGCATCG GGAGCTGGAGAATCTGGTCCCAAGGCTGAGAGTGAAGCTAGCCAAGACCCCGATGCGGACATGGGGTCCCCGGCCCGGCTTCACCTTTGCCTCCCTTCGGGCTCGAACCTGCCATGTTTGTCACAGGCATAGCTTTGAAGTGAAGCTAACCCCCTG CCCCCAGTGTGGCGCTGTCTTGTACTGCGGAGAGGCGTGTCTCCGGGCTGACTGGAAGCGAAGCCCAGATGATGTGAGCCACCGATTTTGGTGCCCAAGGCTTGCAGCCTTCATGGAGCGGGCCGGAGAACTGGCAACTCTGCCTTTTACCTACACCGCAG AGGTGACCAGTGAAACCTTTAACAAGGAGGCCTTCCTGGCCTCACGAGGCCTCACTCGTGGCTACTGGACCCAGCTCAGCATGCTGATTACAGGCCCTGGCACCCCCGGGCACCCAAGGGGCAGCACGCCATCCCTCAGCATTCTTCTCAATG GAGATCCCTACCAGCTTCTTCAGGGGCATGGGCCTGCTCTGATGCCTCCTGTGCCCCCACATCCACCCAGGGGCCTCTTTG TCCCTGAGCTCAACATCCAGAACAAACAGTCACTGAAAATCCATGTGGTGGAGGCTGGGAAGGAGTTCGACCTCATCATGGTGTTTTGG GAGCTCTTGGTCTTGCTCCCCCACGTGGCCCTGGAGCTGCAGTTTGTGGGTGACAGCCTGCCCCCTGAGAGTGACCAGCAGCATTTTACCCTGCAGAGG GATGACCTCGAAGTGTCTGTCCATCCTGGTTCCGGGGTATCAGCACGGCTCAGCTCTGGGACTAAGGAGAAGGGGGGCCGCAGGGACCTgcagatcaaggtgtctgcacgGCCCTACCACCTGCTCCAGGGGCCCAAGCCTGACTTGGTTATCG GATTTAACTCTGGCTTTAGTCTAAAGGACACTTGGCTGAGCTCGCTGCCCAGGTTACAG tccctccGAGTGCCAGCCTTCTTCACCGAGAGCAGCGAGTACGGCTGTGTGATGGACGACCAGACCATGGCGGTGGCCACGGGAGGGGGCACCAGCCCTCCACAGCCCAACCCTTTCCGTTCCCCCTTTCGCCTCAGAGCGGCGGACAACTGTATGCCCTG GTACTGCAACGCCTTCATCTTCCACCTGATCTACAAGCCTCCGCAAGGGAGCTGGGCCCGCCCCGCGCCAGGgcccgcgccccccgccccaaCTCCTACCGCTCCTCCCGCCCCTGCCCGTAGGCGCCGAGGAGAAAAGAAACCTGGGCGGGGGGCCCGCCGGCGGAGGTGA